One genomic window of Polyodon spathula isolate WHYD16114869_AA chromosome 8, ASM1765450v1, whole genome shotgun sequence includes the following:
- the LOC121319681 gene encoding mediator of RNA polymerase II transcription subunit 21: MADRLTQLQDAVNSLADQFCNAIGVLQQCAPPASFSNIQTAINKDQPSNPTEEYAQLFAALIARTAKDVDVLIDSLPSEESTAALQAASLRQLEEENHEAASRLEEVVYRGDMLLEKIQSALADIAQSQLRTRSGAPSQQVPES, encoded by the exons ATGGCGGATAGATTAACGCAGTTGCAGGATGCTGTTAATTCA CTTGCAGATCAGTTTTGCAATGCAATTGGTGTCCTCCAGCAGTGTGCACCACCAGCTTCATTCAGCAACATTCAAACTGCTATAAACAAAGACCAGCCCTCCAATCCAACAGAAG AATACGCCCAGCTTTTTGCCGCCTTGATAGCACGGACTGCAAAAGACGTTGATGTGCTGATTGATTCACTGCCTAGCGAGGAGTCTACTGCAGCATTGCAG gCTGCAAGCTTGCGCCAGTTGGAGGAGGAGAACCACGAGGCTGCATCCCGTCTTGAGGAGGTGGTTTATCGAGGAGACATGCTGCTGGAGAAGATACAGAGTGCCTTGGCAGATATAGCTCAATCCCAACTCCGGACCAGGAGTGGAGCACCCAGCCAGCAAGTTCCTGAGTCTTAA